GCGGAAACTGGGCGGTGATTACCGCGACTGCGACGACAGGACTCGGGCGGTCATCAAGCAGTTAACCGGATACGAGTATGACCAGGTTTGGGGAGGCGATGCCACACGACAGACGGTGGGAAGTGCCCGTTTGTCTCCCGTGAAATAGCCGCGCAGACCGGGCAGCCTGCCCCGCTGTCCGGTCTGTTTTTATGCCAAAATGTGACCTCTGGCAGATTTACATCTCTTTACGCTATACTACCCGCTGAAATAATCGGCTCAACGCTACGAGCTGGTGTTCTACGTGTTTTCACACAAATGGTATCAACTCCCCTTCTGAGGATCTGGCGAGAAGCCGGATAAACTATGTTAAACAGTATTTTAGTAATACTTTGTCTGATTGCCGTCAGCGCATTTTTCTCGATATCTGAGATCTCGCTGGCCGCGTCCCGTAAAATCAAACTGAAGCTGCTTGCCGACGAGGGCAACATCAATGCCACCCGCATCCTGAAAATGCAGGAAAACCCGGGCATGTTCTTCACCGTGGTGCAGATTGGCCTCAATGCGTTCGCCATTCTTGGCGGTATCGTGGGT
This sequence is a window from Oceanidesulfovibrio indonesiensis. Protein-coding genes within it:
- a CDS encoding CNNM domain-containing protein; this translates as MLNSILVILCLIAVSAFFSISEISLAASRKIKLKLLADEGNINATRILKMQENPGMFFTVVQIGLNAFAILGGIVG